A stretch of Komagataella phaffii GS115 chromosome 2, complete sequence DNA encodes these proteins:
- a CDS encoding Endoribonuclease → MKLLSQSFEKDSSGVVVLVPEDKEDLWAVYNLIAKDDEVQLTTVRYVKKPGKESSKAKQEKKIVNLRIQVEDVDFSPIDEIMRIKGRTRTQNDDVPLNSYHTAELQYNHKFSLFKSDWDQVAYDIITKSCSVEEKAELGAVVLQEGVAHICLITESLTVLRAKVEKSIPKKRRGDNSAYDKAYTKFLDSTVDTMLRNLDYVKLKAIVLASPGFVADNLITKLFQKAAKDNNKELLAAKSKFIVTHSSTGYLQGLEEAFHNPELQKKLSDTKYAKEISVLDDFFKILNLDDGRAWYGPDECDKALEIGGAIRHLLLTDSLFRSDSISQRKKYIQIAETVKAQGGDVSILSSLHDSGKQLDELTGVAVILNYPILDLDE, encoded by the coding sequence ATGAAATTGCTAAGTCAATCGTTTGAGAAGGACTCTAGTGGAGTGGTGGTTCTTGTACCTGAAGATAAGGAAGATCTTTGGGCGGTATATAATCTGATTGCCAAGGACGATGAGGTTCAACTGACCACAGTGCGATATGTCAAGAAGCCTGGGAAAGAGTCATCCAAAGCAAAgcaagagaaaaagatcGTGAACCTTAGAATACAGGTTGAGGATGTAGATTTCTCTCCCATAGATGAAATCATGCGCATAAAGGGGCGTACACGAACTCAAAACGATGATGTGCCCTTAAACTCTTACCATACGGCAGAGCTCCAATATAACCATAAGTTCTCATTGTTTAAATCTGATTGGGATCAAGTGGCGTATGATATTATTACGAAGTCCTGCTCAGTAGAAGAGAAGGCTGAACTTGGCGCTGTTGTGCTTCAAGAAGGTGTTGCTCATATTTGCCTTATTACTGAAAGTCTTACAGTATTGAGAgccaaagttgaaaaatccaTACCCAAGAAACGACGGGGAGATAATTCCGCATACGATAAGGCTTACACAAAATTTTTGGACAGCACCGTTGATACAATGTTGAGGAATCTAGACTATGTGAAGTTAAAAGCTATTGTATTAGCCTCTCCAGGATTTGTGGCGGATAACCTTATTACAaaactcttccaaaaagcGGCGAAGGATAATAATAAGGAACTGTTGGCTGCAAAATCAAAATTCATTGTGACTCACTCTTCTACCGGCTATTTACAAGGGTTGGAGGAGGCGTTCCATAACCCTGAGCTCCAGAAAAAACTGAGTGATACAAAATatgcaaaagaaatcagcgttcttgatgactttttcaagattctgAACTTGGATGACGGTAGGGCATGGTATGGGCCTGATGAATGCGATAAGGCTTTGGAAATTGGAGGTGCTATTCGTCACCTTTTGTTGACAGATTCATTGTTCAGATCTGATAGTATTTcccaaagaaagaaatacaTTCAGATAGCTGAAACAGTGAAAGCTCAAGGTGGAGATGTCTCGATTCTCTCCAGCTTGCACGATTCAGGTAAACAGTTGGATGAGCTGACTGGAGTTGCGGTGATCCTTAACTATCCTATATTAGATTTGGACGAATGA
- a CDS encoding Protein that binds tRNA and methionyl-and glutamyl-tRNA synthetases (Mes1p and Gus1p), whose protein sequence is MSDLEQPLQKLRIDVSAFPKLSAEEAALASQWTTLALRLPENLAKLNEFLKTRTYIVGNSPSEADVDVFSQTESMLRSWSSIEDLSRYRHIIRWADLVQHTLLEPKTPFTVNYSAEVPREIKAKPEKKKEQPKGDAELQKPQKSKAQDKPEGKPTGPPQDEAARKAAKEAKEAKKAAKAKARAELEAKANASQVPPNPSMVDFRVGFIQKAVKHPDADSLYVSTIDMGDPEGPRTVCSGLVKYVPIEDMQQRYVVVIANLKPVNMRGIKSSAMVLCASKKEIDRVEFVNPPEGAAAGDKIFFEGFDGTPEKQLNPKKKIFETVQPRFTTNEAFEVLYQEEGKPAAKLVHSSGALCHASTLVGAQVS, encoded by the coding sequence ATGTCAGACCTTGAACAACCACTCCAGAAACTTAGAATTGATGTCTCTgcatttccaaaattgagtGCCGAAGAAGCTGCTCTTGCTTCACAATGGACTACTTTGGCTTTGAGACTTCCTGAAAATCTTGCAAAGTTGAACgagttcttgaaaactaGAACATACATTGTTGGTAACTCTCCATCTGAAGCAGatgttgatgttttctCTCAAACCGAGTCTATGCTGAGAAGCTGGAGCTCGATCGAAGACTTGAGTCGTTATAGACATATAATTAGATGGGCAGATCTTGTTCAGCACACTCTCCTAGAGCCCAAAACCCCATTCACTGTTAACTACTCTGCTGAAGTACCAAGGGAGATCAAGGCTAAAccagagaagaaaaaggagCAACCAAAGGGGGATGCAGAGTTACAGAAACCCCAAAAATCCAAGGCTCAAGATAAGCCTGAAGGCAAACCAACTGGCCCTCCTCAAGATGAAGCCGCTCGTAAGGCCGCTAAAGAAGCCAAGGAAGCAAAGAAGGCTGCAAAAGCTAAGGCCAGGGCGGAACTCGAAGCCAAAGCCAATGCTTCGCAAGTTCCTCCCAACCCATCTATGGTCGACTTTCGTGTTGGATTCATCCAGAAAGCTGTAAAGCACCCAGACGCTGATTCATTGTATGTGTCAACAATTGACATGGGTGATCCGGAAGGCCCAAGAACTGTATGTTCTGGACTAGTGAAATATGTTCCTATTGAGGATATGCAACAACGTTATGTTGTGGTCATTGCCAATCTTAAACCAGTTAACATGAGAGGAATCAAGTCCTCCGCTATGGTTTTGTGTGCCtccaaaaaggaaataGACCGTGTTGAATTCGTAAATCCACCCGAGGGGGCCGCTGCTGGTGACAAGATTTTCTTCGAAGGTTTCGACGGTACTCCCGAGAAACAGCTGaatccaaagaagaagatctttgagACTGTTCAACCTCGTTTCACAACGAACGAGgcttttgaagttctttACCAGGAGGAAGGAAAACCAGCTGCTAAACTGGTACACTCTTCCGGAGCTTTATGCCATGCCAGTACGCTTGTTGGTGCTCAAGTGAGTTAA